AAGGTAAGACAGCGAAATATTTGCAGGAAGCGCGAGCTCCCAATTTTCGATCGTGAGCGCGAGCAGGCTTTCGGGGAAATCAACAACAGAGATTATTCTCGAAGTGATATGGTTTAAAGCATACTTTTTACGCAGATACGGCAAAATTTTATCTTTTAGCAGTGGTTTCACCTCGTAAGGAACGCCCGGCAGACAAATTGCGGTTTTTCCGTTTTTTTGAATCATCTGGCACGGCGCCGTACCGTTCTCGTTCTGGAAAACATGCGCCTTTGAAAGTACAACTGCCTGATCTTTATTGATTTCAATTAAATGTTCGCGCTTCCGCTTGATCATTAAATTTTTCAGATGCTCGAAAGTGGCGTCATCAAGTTTCAGTTCGTCATCAAAATATTCGGCAAAAGCGGTCTTTGTTCTGTCGTCTTTTGTGGGACCGAGCCCGCCGGTAGTGATGATTAAATCGGTAATTCCGAAGCCTTCAGCAAGCGCCTGCCTGATCGAAGGAATCTCATCGGCAACCGTTAAAATCTTCAAAACAGGAATCCCAATGCTTTTTAGCTGTTGGGCAATAAAGTTAGAATTACTGTCGAGCGTATTTCCGGACAGAATTTCGTCTCCGATCGTGATGAGAACTGCTTTCATTTACTTTTTTAAAGGTTTAAATATAGTCATTTTAAGAGCCATTAAGATGATTAAAACCGCGAATTAATGAGTTTAAACATAAAAAAAACGCCCTCGTAAAAGGCGCTTTATAAAATGCTGTATACTTTTCTAATCATGTTTTACCCACACCAGATCTGCGGTGTTGTAGCCGATGCTCTTTGCTTTCTGCAGAAAACGCTGTTTAATATCTTCCGGAACTGTTTTTTCGCGCGATAATATCCAAAGGTTTTTGAGGCTGTCGCCTGCTACCAAAGCATATCTGTAATCTTCATCAATGTCAATTACATTATAGCCGGCCCAAATTGGCTTAAAAAAGGAAACTTTCAACTCGCCAACATTTTCAGAACCCCGAAAACGCGCTTCACCCACACTTTGTTTCTGCTCTTTTTTAACGTAATCGTAACCCTGATTATCTACTTTGATATGGCCGTTGTCTTTGGTGGAATATTCTGCGGTAACATTATTGAGGTTTTTCTCAAAACGGAAATCGAGTCTCGCGATTTCATACCATTTTCCGAGATATTTATCGGCGTTGAAATTTTGCACCGCGGTAGCTCCTTTTGGGATGCCCGCCGAACATGAATTTAAAATAAGCACTCCTAAAATCCCTACCGAAAGCGGCAGAATAGTTCTTGTAAGCGTATTCATATGATTTATTTTTGCGCTTAGCAATCAAATATAGTGCCTTCGGTAAACGCAATATTTTGGAAACCGGTGTTGAGCGTTCTGGTATCGAGACCTGTAAATTTGCTGAATGCGGGTAGAATAATCTGTGAATCCGACACCGCATAACACGGCAGTTTAATGATTTGCCGGCCGCGCCCCGCGAGCACGACACCCGGATGAATATGCCCGGACACCGTGAAACCGCCGTCTTTTATTTCAGGCTCGTGGATAAATGTAAAAGGAGGAATTTCGAGCACCGCATCAATCGTGCTGATGCAGTTATCTTCATAAAATTTCTTCGGTACACGATCGTGATTGCCTTTGATCAGGATAATTTCTATCTGATTAAATTTTTCGCGCCAGGTGCAGAAAATCTCGAGATCGCTGTTGTAGCCTGCATGGAAAAGATCGCCCACGATAATCAGTTTTTTGACACTGAAATGACGGATGAGTTTCTCGAGAACTTCAAGGTCGTCAACCAAAATCTGTGAGGGAACTGCGATGCCGCTTTTACGGAAGTGCGCGGATTTACCAACATGTAAATCGCTGATGATCAACGCATTTTCACGTTTCCAAAACATGGCTTTCCGGTTGGTGAAAATTAAATGTTCGTTCCGGATGGTTTTTTCTAAGGTCTTTATCATAGTTCAGGAAGCTCCGTCTTCATTATCGTCAGCTGTTGATCGCGCGCTTCATCGATTCTTTCTGAAGCCGCAATATCCGTGAATCCAAATCTTCGCTGGTTAGGCTTTGGCGCAGGCTGTCGACTTTTATAGGGAAACTGAGCGGCGTAAATGCGTTTGCAAATTTCAGGATAATTTTGGACTTCGCAATCCTTTTGAAAGCGTTCATCAGACGGTGCTCATCAATCTGCTGGTTAAAAACCTCGGCGTAGGCCTGCCTGAACAGTAGATTTTCCGGATTGTAATCTTCGAAAACATTAAAAATAAGTCCGGAGCTGGCCTGAAGGCTTTTATTATTTTTCTGAATTCCGGGATAGTTCTGCACCACCATTCCGGAAATCACAGCGATATCGCGGAACTTCCGCCGCGCCATTTCGGTCGCGTTTACACTGCTCATCACATCCTGTATTAAATTATCTTTCGTCAGTATTTTCTTTAAAACTTCTTCGGTCACGGGTATTTCCTGCGAGCTCAAAAGTTCGAAACCATAATCGTTCATGGCCATTGAAAAGGAAATCGGCATGATCTTCGAAATTCTGAAAGCAACCAGCGCAGCCATCACTTCGTGGATCAGACGGCCTTCGAACGGATACATAAAAAGATGATGTCCGTCGCGGGTTTCGATCAGTTCAACTAAAAATTCGTCATCTTTGGGGATGTGCGAATTACGTTGCTGGCTCACCAAAAGAGGATGAAGGAATTTGAGTTCTTTTTCTGATGATTTCGCCTGTAGTGAATCGGATAACTTGAGCCTTAAAAAATGGCTCAAATGTGAAGTGAGCGGCAGTCTGCCACCCAAGTAACTCGGAATCATGGCTTTTCCTTTTGAATTTCTTACGAAAACCGTCATCTCTTTGATGTGCGAAATCTCGAGCACGCGTCCGGCCAGTATAAACTTATCTTCTTTTTTGAGTCTTGTGATGAAGTATTCTTCAATCATACCGATATAGCCGCCACCCAGAAATTTCACTTTAAGCATGGCGTCGCTAACGATTACGCCGATATTCATTCGGTGAAGCATCGCGATTCTGCGGCTCGTCACCTTATAAATTCCGTTTTCGATGGAAACCTTGCGGTACTCTTCATAATTCTTCAGCGCGCCGCCGCCAACGGTAATAAACTGCAGCAGACTCTGCCAGTCATCAGGCGTAATTTCCGAGAATGCAAAGGTTGATTTTATACGCGGAAACAGAGCTTTTTCGTCGAAACCATCGCCCACAGCCAGTGTCATTAGAAATTGGATAAGCACATCAAAAGACATTACCACAGGCGTGCGCGGCTCGATAACTTTCTGCTTCACGGCTTCTTTAAGTGCCGAAACCTCGATGAGTTCAAGTGAATGTGTCGGCACAAAATAAATTTTCGAGGTTTCGAAAGGTGAATGCCCGCTTCTACCCGCGCGTTGCAGAAACCGCGCTACGCCCTTGCTAGAACCGATCTGAATAACCGTATCAACCGGTTTAAAATCAACACCCAAATCCAGTGAAGAAGTTGAAATCACGGCTTTAAGATATCCTGAACTCAAATTTTCCTCGATCCAGATTCTTAGCTCGCGATCAATAGAACTGTGATGAATAGCGATCTGCCCGGCAAAATCCGGATATTCTTTAAGTAAGAGCTGGTACCACATTTCGGCCTGACTTCTTGTGTTGGTGAAGACCAGCGTGGTTTGGCTTTGCAGAATCACGGGCACTACTTTATCGACCAGTTTGGCTCCAAGATGGCCGGCCCAGGGCAAAACTTCAACCTCATCAGGAAAGATTGAAATGATGTCAATTTTCTTTTTTTCTTTCGCAACGACTTTTGTTTTCTTTAAATCGTAAGGAATCAAAACCTCCAGTGCTTCATCGAGATTGCCAATGGTCGCCGTAATGCCCCAAATTTTAATTGAATTTTGGTAACTCAGAATCTGAGACAGCGCCAACTCAACAAGCACGCCTCTTTTCG
This window of the Flavobacteriaceae bacterium 3519-10 genome carries:
- a CDS encoding outer membrane lipoprotein (lipocalin); the protein is MLSAKINHMNTLTRTILPLSVGILGVLILNSCSAGIPKGATAVQNFNADKYLGKWYEIARLDFRFEKNLNNVTAEYSTKDNGHIKVDNQGYDYVKKEQKQSVGEARFRGSENVGELKVSFFKPIWAGYNVIDIDEDYRYALVAGDSLKNLWILSREKTVPEDIKQRFLQKAKSIGYNTADLVWVKHD
- a CDS encoding Helicase domain protein translates to MAGKFLESEGYGIVERWLAAKGFTPFSFQRETWEKFGRGYSGMVVAPTGFGKTYSVFLAVITDFLNRPGNYKDGLQLLWITPLRALAKDIAKAMTEAIDEIGLDWKVSVRNGDTPQAERVSQTKKMPEILIITPESLQLLLAQKNNQRFFKSLKCVAIDEWHELIGSKRGVLVELALSQILSYQNSIKIWGITATIGNLDEALEVLIPYDLKKTKVVAKEKKKIDIISIFPDEVEVLPWAGHLGAKLVDKVVPVILQSQTTLVFTNTRSQAEMWYQLLLKEYPDFAGQIAIHHSSIDRELRIWIEENLSSGYLKAVISTSSLDLGVDFKPVDTVIQIGSSKGVARFLQRAGRSGHSPFETSKIYFVPTHSLELIEVSALKEAVKQKVIEPRTPVVMSFDVLIQFLMTLAVGDGFDEKALFPRIKSTFAFSEITPDDWQSLLQFITVGGGALKNYEEYRKVSIENGIYKVTSRRIAMLHRMNIGVIVSDAMLKVKFLGGGYIGMIEEYFITRLKKEDKFILAGRVLEISHIKEMTVFVRNSKGKAMIPSYLGGRLPLTSHLSHFLRLKLSDSLQAKSSEKELKFLHPLLVSQQRNSHIPKDDEFLVELIETRDGHHLFMYPFEGRLIHEVMAALVAFRISKIMPISFSMAMNDYGFELLSSQEIPVTEEVLKKILTKDNLIQDVMSSVNATEMARRKFRDIAVISGMVVQNYPGIQKNNKSLQASSGLIFNVFEDYNPENLLFRQAYAEVFNQQIDEHRLMNAFKRIAKSKIILKFANAFTPLSFPIKVDSLRQSLTSEDLDSRILRLQKESMKRAINS
- a CDS encoding Competence/damage-inducible protein CinA → MKAVLITIGDEILSGNTLDSNSNFIAQQLKSIGIPVLKILTVADEIPSIRQALAEGFGITDLIITTGGLGPTKDDRTKTAFAEYFDDELKLDDATFEHLKNLMIKRKREHLIEINKDQAVVLSKAHVFQNENGTAPCQMIQKNGKTAICLPGVPYEVKPLLKDKILPYLRKKYALNHITSRIISVVDFPESLLALTIENWELALPANISLSYLPVGNRVKLRLTAVGDDAAQLENQLDAEAEKLKPIIGGHVIAWDGNDIQEILKEMLTSRNLTLSVAESCTGGELSRLITSVSGSSAYFTGSVVAYDYHQKIALLDVNPETIQNHTVVSAEVAQEMSSGCQQLFKTDIALSTTGVAGPNSDEFNNEIGTVYYSVRIKDVEQTNRLYLPHMERNDFAAFVSQRVLQDLVSLLLKV